GCATATCTGGTTGTTCGGTTATGAGTTCCCAGAAACTGTAATTGTGTTcaccaaaaaacaaattcattttctgTGTAGCCAAAAGAAGGTCTCTCTACTTGATGTTGTAAAAAAATCTGCATTTGATGCTGTTGGTGCGGATGTTGTTATGCATGTGAAGGCAAAGAATGATGATGGTTCTTCCTTAATGGATTCTATATTTCGTGCTATTCGAGCTCAGTCGAAGGCAGATGGCATGGAAAACCCAGTAGTTGGATACATAGCTAGAGAAGCTCCTGAAGGGAAACTCTTAGAGACATGGTCTGGGAAGCTAAAAAATGCTAATTTTGAATTGGTTGACATAACAAATGGGTTATCTGACTTATTTGCTTGCAAAGATGATACTGAAATTATGAACATCAAGAAAGCTGCGTTTTTAACGGTTAGTGTGATGAATAGAGTTGTGGTCCCAAAGATGGAAAATGTGATCGATGAGGAGAAAAAAATCACCCATTCTTCATTGATGGATGAGACAGAGAAAGCCATCCTGGAACCCACAAAAGCTGGCGTGAAGTTAAAGACTGAGAATGTTGACATATGTTACCCTCCAATATTTCAGAGTGGTGGAGTGTTTGATCTCAGGCCAAGTGCTGCCAGCAACGATGAGTTACTTCACTATGATCCTGCTAGTGTGATAATATGTGCAGTGGGGTCCAGATACAAGAGCTATTGCTCTAATATTGCCAGAACTTTCTTGATTGATGCCAATACACTGCAAAGCAAAGCTTATGAGGTCCTTTTAAAAGCCCAAGAAGTGGCCATCAGTATGTTGAGGCCTGGAAATAAGGTGAATGCTGCATATACAGCAGCTCTTTCTGTTGTTAAGAAAGAATCTCCTGAGCTGGTTCCCAATCTTACTAAATCAGCTGGGACAGGCATCGGTCTTGAGTTTCGTGAGTCGGGGTTGAATCTTAATGCCAAAAATGACCGCATAGTAAAAGCAGGCATGGTGTTTAATGTTTCACTTGGTTTCCAGAAGTTGACACCAACTGATAAATTGCAGAGTTCTGCAGGTAAAACGAAGAATCAAAACTTCTCATTATTGATTTCTGATACAGTTATAGTAGGCAAAGAGAAAACAGAAGTTCTGACCGCTCCAAGCTCAAAGAGTTTCAAGGACATAGCATATTCGTTTAATGAAGacgaggaggaagaagaaaagttgaagGTAAAATCTGAAGCTAACGGAAAGGAGGCAGTAGTCTCAAAGACAACTTTAAGGTCAGACAATCATGAGATCTCAAAGGAAGAGCTCCGCAGACAGCATCAAGCTGAATTAGCCCGtcagaagaatgaagaaacaGCTAGGAGACTAGCTGGTGTTGGAAATGGAGCTGGAGATAATCGTTCTTCTATGAGAACTGCAGCGGACTTGGTTGCTTATAAGAGTGTTAATGATTTGCCTCCTCAAAGAGATCTAATGATTCATATTGACCAGAAGAATGAAACTGTACTATTGCCTATTTATGGTAGCATGGTTCCGTTCCATGTTGCTACTATAAGGACTGTTTCCAGCCAGCAGGACACCAACCGCACTTGTTATAttagaataattttcaatgttCCCGGGACTCCTTTCAGTCCTCACGATGCAAATTCATTGAAATTCCAGGGATCTATATACTTGAAGGAGGTTTCATTCCGCTCCAAAGACCCAAGACACATCAGTGAAGTAGTACAGCTAATTAAAACATTGCGGAGACAGGTTGTTGCTAGGGAGTCTGAGAGAGCAGAGAGGGCGACATTGGTTACACAGGAGAAGCTCCAGTTAGCTGGTAATCGTTTCAAGCCGATAAGATTGCCGGAGCTTTGGATTCGCCCCGCTTTTGGTGGACGTGGGAGGAAGTTACCTGGGACTTTGGAAGCACATTTGAATGGGTTTCGTTATGCTACCACCAGATCAGAGGAACGGGTGGACATTATGTTTGGTAATGTCAAGCATGCATTTTTTCAGCCAGCTGAGAATGAAATGATCActctacttcattttcatctGCACAACCATATAATGGTGGGGAATAAGAAAACCAAAGATGTACAGTTCTATGTTGAGGTGATGGATGTTGTCCAAACCATTGGAGGTGGAAAGAGATCAGCCTATGACCCAGATGAGATCGAGGAAGAGCAGAGGGAGAGGGACaggaagaacaaaataaacatgGACTTTCAGAGTTTTGTAAACCGTGTCAATGATCTTTGGGGCCAGCCCCAATTCGGTGGTCTTGACCTTGAGTTTGATCAGCCTCTGAGAGAGCTTGGATTTCACGGAGTTCCTTATAAATCTTCTGCCTTTATTGTCCCAACCTCAACCTGCTTGGTTGAACTTATAGAAACACCTTTCCTTGTTGTCACTCTTGGTGAAATTGAAATAGTAAATCTAGAGAGAGTTGGCTTCGGACAGAAGAATTTTGACATGACAATTGTGTTTAAAGATTTCAAGCGAGATGTTCTTCGGATTGATTCTATCCCTTCCACGTCACTGGATGGTATCAAGGAGTGGCTTGATACAACAGAcattaaatattatgaaaGTAAGCTGAATTTGAACTGGCGACAAATTCTTAAGACAATTACTGAAGATCCACAGAGCTTCATTGATGAGGGTGGATGGGAATTCTTGAATTTGGAAGCTACTGACTCTGAATCTGAAAACTCTGAGGAGTCAGATAAGGGTTATGAACCATCAGATGTTGAGCCTGAATCTGACTCAGAAGAGGATGATTCTGATAGTGCATCGTTGGTGGAGTCGGaagatgaggaagaagaagattctGATGGTGATTCAGAGGAGGAGAAAGGGAAGACGTGGGAAGAGTTGGAGAGGGAAGCAAGCAATGCAGACAGGGAAAAGGGTGATGAGTCAGACAGcgaagaagagaggaagagaaggaagatgaAAACTTTTGGGAAGTTTCGAGCTGGTCCTAGTGGTAATGCCCCCAAGCGGCCGAAGATGAGATGAATTCCATAGGgcaccatttttattttaatattatgtgGTTTTTGTGGATTAGATTTAGATCTAGTTCTTTAGCAAGATACTGCCTTGTGTAATTCAGTTGTCCTGACATTGGTTGCAATATAATCCTTTAGCTGTTGGGTGAAGAGTTTTATGATCAATTGGTAGTATGTTTAATTAGTAACATTCCGTTGTAAATTTTTAGAATCGGTTTAGATGGAAGTCATCCATTTTCGACAGATTGACACAAAGCTGATTTCCGATCTGATGTCTGTCTGTATCGCAACAGAAAGCAGATTTTTATGTGGTTCAGTTTAGTCCGTACTGTGGTTGTGCTTTTTCCTCATGAAACTACTGTTCACTACAGAATTGCCTCTGTTTCTTGGCTTTCTTCCTTACTGAATGGTCTAACTCTATTATAGCGTTATTTATTGTTCCGGTAATCGTTCGAATTTCCACTTACCCCATGGGATTAGGCCCTGCAGAACTTGTCCTAAACGGGGCCGAGAGCTGGGGAGGAAGAGGGAGAATTTTCTCTCCATTCGGTGAACGGGCATGGGGAAATGTTGCCCCCGACTCATACCACTATCTTTCATATAAGGGAGTAGGATGCTATGACTCCAAACGAGATGTTCACCTACTAAAGCCTTTCAGGCGGTTTAAGGCCAGCTGCTTATCCCTTGTTATCGTGCTTGCCCAGGGAGCTCTTGGAGGGAACACTGCAGCTAATCACTGAAGAAGGCAGTTCCTATTCTCTTTCATAGGACGaaagatgtatatatatatgtattattttgatttatatacaaatataagaaCTCACATTCtaggtttattttatttagctttttctaaatagttttaattagtTCGTTTTAAAATgcttcaataattaattttttctaattttcataacaCTTTATTGAATGACTTTATTACCTACATTGTTGTTATAAAAGCTGTAATATTTAAGTTGAGGAGTTAAACTTGtaatatttgaagtttatgAAGTTTGAGAGTAAGAGTACAAGTctaaaattgaatcaaatttaaaaaatattaaagggGAATTGTCTCTGTGAGGAATCTCACCCTGTTTTATGGATATCTGTAGTTCGAATACCTCTTCGTTGCAAAAGAGTTTAGATTCTGAGTTATGGTTTTaagtttgaactaaaatataaaaattaccaaaataaatagaatagaaatgatttcaattttacttgGGCTTGCAAGTTATGGTGGATGAGAATACAACATCGTCGAACGGATTCTTTCCGTTCCAATCCAAATTCCAAGACAATGTTCTTGAGCCACTAAAACCGTTCCCACAAAGGCAAGCAagagttttatatttttacaaacaatttaaatatattacacTTACCATTCATCTACgttcatatatatttagtcAATTCAGTGGTTTAATGTAGGATTAAAAGACTATATATAACTTGAAATTTAGACCATAGCTTTGAATTAAAGGATGCTAACTTGAGTTTATTTGGAACAGTCAAGAAAAAAGTACTAATAACCTTAAGATAATTGCATCACGTATCATCGATAATAGactctattattgataaactcTTATCAATTATATGGTCTCTGTCATTAATTGAACTTAAAGAATGAAGAATGTAGTTTAAGCTAATGGATTATTACAAGAATATGacaataaaagattaattCATACTGTTCCATAATCATATggtttaacatttttatgtgatgtatatatatatatatgtgtgtgtgtatgtgaaAGAGAAATTTTGGGTTTCTGACAgagtaagaaaaaagaaacgtTTGAAATTCCATTTTGTCTCCCGAAATGCGAACGCTATTCAGACAAAGAAGCCACGGTTTGTTTCAGCTTTTAACACTTTTTCTTACGTTTCATTTCCCCACATGCAAACACCCCTTTTAACCTTTCTCCATATCCaaagttatttgttttttttttttttatttctttaaaaaggcAAAGGTTAAATAATTTGGGCTTTGGGGTCCTTccaatattattatcattattcgTTTTTATTTGTGACATTGAAATTTCTCCCACATCATGCATTGCACACTCATAATTATTATCTTTCCCCACACCATTTTCTCTAcctttaacttttcttttattgtgtGCCCACAACAATGTTCCCAATGTCATCaacatttctaaaataaaaataaaaacgatACCCATTTCtgattctattttaaaatttgtgtgAGAAGTGCCAAATTGTTGTTCCtttgatataaaaaagtaCATGTAGGATGAGAAATTTGAA
This DNA window, taken from Cucumis sativus cultivar 9930 chromosome 6, Cucumber_9930_V3, whole genome shotgun sequence, encodes the following:
- the LOC101211638 gene encoding FACT complex subunit SPT16, with protein sequence MADRRNGNSQPSHGKASGAGNTYDIDLVNFSTRLKSLYSHWGEHKSDMWSSSDVLTIGTPPASEDLRYLKSSALHIWLFGYEFPETVIVFTKKQIHFLCSQKKVSLLDVVKKSAFDAVGADVVMHVKAKNDDGSSLMDSIFRAIRAQSKADGMENPVVGYIAREAPEGKLLETWSGKLKNANFELVDITNGLSDLFACKDDTEIMNIKKAAFLTVSVMNRVVVPKMENVIDEEKKITHSSLMDETEKAILEPTKAGVKLKTENVDICYPPIFQSGGVFDLRPSAASNDELLHYDPASVIICAVGSRYKSYCSNIARTFLIDANTLQSKAYEVLLKAQEVAISMLRPGNKVNAAYTAALSVVKKESPELVPNLTKSAGTGIGLEFRESGLNLNAKNDRIVKAGMVFNVSLGFQKLTPTDKLQSSAGKTKNQNFSLLISDTVIVGKEKTEVLTAPSSKSFKDIAYSFNEDEEEEEKLKVKSEANGKEAVVSKTTLRSDNHEISKEELRRQHQAELARQKNEETARRLAGVGNGAGDNRSSMRTAADLVAYKSVNDLPPQRDLMIHIDQKNETVLLPIYGSMVPFHVATIRTVSSQQDTNRTCYIRIIFNVPGTPFSPHDANSLKFQGSIYLKEVSFRSKDPRHISEVVQLIKTLRRQVVARESERAERATLVTQEKLQLAGNRFKPIRLPELWIRPAFGGRGRKLPGTLEAHLNGFRYATTRSEERVDIMFGNVKHAFFQPAENEMITLLHFHLHNHIMVGNKKTKDVQFYVEVMDVVQTIGGGKRSAYDPDEIEEEQRERDRKNKINMDFQSFVNRVNDLWGQPQFGGLDLEFDQPLRELGFHGVPYKSSAFIVPTSTCLVELIETPFLVVTLGEIEIVNLERVGFGQKNFDMTIVFKDFKRDVLRIDSIPSTSLDGIKEWLDTTDIKYYESKLNLNWRQILKTITEDPQSFIDEGGWEFLNLEATDSESENSEESDKGYEPSDVEPESDSEEDDSDSASLVESEDEEEEDSDGDSEEEKGKTWEELEREASNADREKGDESDSEEERKRRKMKTFGKFRAGPSGNAPKRPKMR